One segment of Carassius auratus strain Wakin chromosome 2, ASM336829v1, whole genome shotgun sequence DNA contains the following:
- the LOC113120466 gene encoding retinol-binding protein 2-like — protein sequence MPVDFTGKWELESNENFENYLKALDIDFAIRKIAARLTPTKTFIQDGDNLVITTQNAIKSYELSFTIGVEKEEFTKGFDNRMLKTLVTWEGDKLVAIQKGEKANRGWKHWMEDDKLYLELTCEDAVCLQVYKRKD from the exons ATGCCTGTGGATTTCACTGGAAAATGGGAGCTGGAGTCGAACGAAAACTTTGAAAATTACCTTAAAGCACTTG ACATTGACTTTGCCATCCGCAAGATTGCAGCCCGCCTCACTCCAACAAAGACCTTTATCCAAGATGGGGACAACCTTGTGATTACGACACAGAATGCCATCAAGAGCTATGAGCTGAGCTTCACTATTGGAGTTGAAAAGGAAGAATTTACTAAGGGATTTGACAACAGGATGCTAAAG ACTCTGGTGACCTGGGAAGGGGACAAATTGGTTGCCATCCAGAAAGGTGAGAAAGCCAACCGTGGATGGAAACACTGGATGGAAGATGACAAACTTTATCTG GAGCTGACATGTGAGGACGCTGTATGCCTGCAAGTGTACAAAAGAAAAGACTGA